GCTGGTTGCCAGTGTGGGCTCTGCTGGCTCCTGCCGGGGGGTACCCTGGCCAGCAGTGAAAGGGTCTCTAGGTTGACCAGGCTGGGTGAGGAAATGTCCGTGGGAGGCCACAGGCTCTGAGGTTGCTGGACGTGTGTGTGGCCCCCGTCTCAGCCTGCTCCGCTGGCCAGCTACAGGCTGACTTGAGGCCTCAGGCTCTACATGACTTTCCCACAGATGAGGCAGTGGGCTTCTCGGAGGCGGAGGCCAGATGGCTCTCGGGAGCTGCACTCTGCTGGCAGCTGCTCAGCAGGAAGAATTGGCAGGGGGCGGCTGGGCCCTCCCTGTGCCTCCCCTTGCGCTCCGGTCCTGAGGCCCTCAGACGGCCACTGGGGCCTGCTGCCACCACACCTTGGAAGTATTCACCACTGGGGCAGTGCTGTGGCATCCATCCCCACAAGGAGGGTGAGTCCCCTCCAGGTCCTGACTTGGTTCTGGGAATGAGAGGCCCAGGTGCCCTCTGGCCCCTCCCTGGGTGGCCCCCCAGCTTCTGCTCTGGAGGATGTTTCCTGGGGATCTCCAGGGGAGCCGCGGGAACACAGCACCTCTTCAGCCAGGCTGGTCACCAAGGGCTTTGTCAACGGCTGGACCTCCTTGCTGGCCTGCCAGGGCCCCCGCATGGGCTGGTCGGCAGCCACGTCCCCCTGTGACAGCCTTCCAGTAGGAGGGGACTTCCTGGTAGCTAGGCGGGGCTCTGCTCAGGCCTAGACTGCCACTTAGGGTAACAGATGGCCTGAGACTATTGGGACCCCCAGAGAGGCAGCTGGAAACGAGACATCTGAGGACAAAGGCATGGCCCAGGCCCAGGGGGCGCGAAGACTGGACAACTACTATGGACACTGAGGACAGTGCAGCTGAAGGCAGGGGGTCCAGGTCACCCCGCTTTCCCTGGGGGAGCTGATCCTCtgggaaagggaaaaaggaagccAGTAGATGTCCACCTTCTTCCGCAGGTTTGGCTGTTCGCAGAAAAGGTCCAAGCCCCTTCTTCAGCGAGAGAacagtggagagagaaaaagcatCAGAAATAACAGGATGTGGTTTCAGCCACCCTGAGGATGGCAGCCCGGGGAAAGGCCTGTGGCAGCTGCGACCTCAGGCCTGGCTCCTGGGCTCCAGCTCCTTTGaagcgtgcctcggtttccctccGGTCTGTGTGCACCGCCGCgggccctcccctccacctccttgTGCCGGGTCCCAAGGCCCTGCGTGGCCGTGAGCCAGGCAAGACAGCTGGGCTGCGCTCAGGTGGAAGCTCTCGGGGAGCCCCGCTTTCTCTGGGGAATGGTGGGAATTTGAAGAGGAGGAGACATGGCCGGAGGTCTGAGTGGGACTCCCTTTGGTGGAATGGTGGTGAAAGAGAGGGGCCTCGCGCCTGGCTGGGTCCACTGATGCCTCGCGGGGATGCACCCTTCAAGGGAAACCGTGGGTGGAAGTCAGGGCGAGGGACTTCCATTGGCTGGTCCACGGGAAGGCTAGTGAGCGAAACTCTGAGAAAACCCTTCCCGGAGGCCTCCTGCAGTTTGGAACTGGGAAAAGGCAGCAGATGGTATTCCTCCTGGAGGGGCTCCTGCTGGGGAGTGGTCCTCGGTATGGCAGTTGAGGCAGACAACTCCCGTCCTAAACCTCCCAGAAAGGAAGCAGAGGTCAGTCCTTCTCCTAAGGGAGCAGAATCCTCCCAACACCCTGCTGGAGGGGCCACATGGGTCCCCTTTTTACAGACGGGGAAATAGAGGCTTTAGAGGTCAAGTTCAAGCACCGGATTAGGAACTGTCCTCCTTGGCTGAATTTCACAGACCTTTGACCTGGAGTCCTTTTTGAGATCATGCAGGCAtcaaaatctatttcttttttttttaatttttattttatttatttatttggttgcgccgggtcttagttgcggcatgtgaactcttagttgcggcatacatgtggggtctagttccccgaccagggatggaccccagaccccctgcactgggagcgcggagtcccaaccactgcaccaccagggaagtccctagttctGAAATTGAATCACAGAATTTCAGGTTTTCTCTAAAGAACACCTGTCCCTGACTCTCTGCCTCTGCTTGATGCCACCAGCCGGTGTCGTCTCTGAGCCATTCCCTATTTTGAGGCCAAATCCATCAGCCCAGCCCCAGGAACCACACAGACCCAGGCTCTGCCTCGACCCCGTTGACATCCTGGGCAAGATCATTCTTTGTTGTGTCGGGGAGACGGCTCCTGTGCACTGCAAGATGTTTAGCaggatccctggcctctacccaccacaTGCGAGTAGCGTCCCCCTgcgttgtgacaatcaaaaatgtctccagacattgctaaatgtTCCCCCGGGAGGCAAAAATGCACCCCCAGTTGCAAATTCTGGCTCACGGATCAAATATAGCCCTTAGACATGTTTGGTTTGGCCTGCAGagggttttaaatatttttaaattaactgacaaaattttataattttccagCTTCCCCTGGAAAGTCAGAAGATTTGGCCACACTGGCCTGCCTCTCTACAAGGCAGGAATCGGCTCCACTTAAATGAGACTACTCTCTTGAAAAGGGTCTggtgggacttcctggtggcggcgcagtggttaagaatccgcctgccaatgcaggggacacgggtttgagccctggtccgggaagatctcacacactgcggagcaactaagcccgtgcgccacaactcctgagactgggctctagggcccgcaaggcacaactactgagcccgcgtgccacaactactgaagcctgggtgactagagcccgtgctccgcaacaagagaagccaccataatgagaagcccgcacacagcaacgaagaatagcgcccgctcgccgcaactagagaaagccgtgcacagcaacgaagacacaatgcagacaaaaacaaaaaaaaagaaggggtctGGTGGCTGCCAGTTCACCACTggagtccccaccactccccactGGCTCCTACACTGAGCTTTGTCATCCCACCCTTGGGCCATGGGTTTTCTTACCCTCATTCCTTTACACTCCCTGCCTGACCCCTAGAGGCATTTTTGCCAGTAACCCCTGCTTTACAATGTAAAACAGCGGTAGCTAAACCACCCTCTTGGCTTCTCTTCTCAGGCTGGGCTCTCCATTGCCTCCACTGCTCTTGATACCTCCAACCTTACATAATTAGGATTTCTCCCACAGGTTCTAATCACTTTTTGGCGGAGaggaaggagatttttaaaaatctgtaaccaCCAAGTGCTTAGGCAATCCTGGTGCCCTAATATTCCAACATATTCGCCACATATTATCCCAGAGAAATGTTCTTtgtctaaaacattttttttaaaatgcctggtgagggcttccctggtggcgcagtggttgagagtctgcctgccaatgcaggggacacgggttcgagccctggcctgggaagatcccacatgccgcggagcaactgggcctgtgagccacaactactgagcctgtgcgtctggaggctgtgctccgcaacaagagaggccgcgacagtgagagacccgcgcaccgcgatgaagagtggcccctgcttgccacaactagagaaagcccttgcatagatacgaagacccaacacagccaataaataaataaataaataaataacctaaaccaaagcctggcttaaaaaaaaaaaaaaaagcctggtgaAAATTCAATCCAACAAGCATGTATTAAGTGCTTACCAAGGGCAAGGCAGTGTGATAAGGCCCATGAAGAGTAAAATGCTGAATAGGGCACGGCCCCTGATGGCAAGGAGCTCATAGACCACAGGGAGAGACAAGAGCATGTACCACTAACAATAAGAAGAGAAAGACCTAGAAGCTGCAGGGGAGGTGCAGGGAAGGTGTGCTGGAaaccagggaagggagaggttaATTCTGGCTGCTgatatgaaattaataaaacGAGGAAGAGAACATTCTTTCCCCGTGTAAATCTTTCCAGAGAGGCCAAAACGCCTTTCTAAAATGTTCTTATTGCTGTTGCCCCagctatttttgtattttatgtacTATGTCCCTACCAAGAACCTACCCTCTCCTCAAAGCCCAGGACAAAGGTCACCTGCTCCTTGGCGTCTCCCTCAAGCCCGCCTGCCCTCCGTTTCAACTCTCTGGACATTGCTTCTCTCCCCTTCCAGGCAGGCCACTAGTTGAAAGCAAGGACCGAATCTGGCGGCCTCTGTTCCCTCCCACGGGGCCTCACGCACAGCAAATGCTTAGcgaatatttgttggataaagtTCTGGCCCTCCCTTTCCAAAATCAATGTCATCGCTGCAGgaaactgttaaaataaaaacagccgAAATGTGTAAAAACTTTCaggaaacatttccatttttagcAGACTGTTAGAACTCATCCCCGCCCcgccttttcctttgtttctaattCTGAATTTGGGGCTGGATGGTAGGCAGTCCCCCTTTTAATCTTTAAATATAGTTCTgaatataattacatttttatgcaGCACCGAAACATCATATCCTGGTAACGGGGCATTCTTGCACTATTAACATCTGAGTTAAATCTCCTTTGCGTCTGTCTTCTATTGAGGACAGTTAGGAAGTCGAAGATGAAAGTGATCGACATCATTTGTGAATTATGTGTATTTCCTTATGCTGTATTTCAATGCGTTCTGCTCCTAGTGATTTTGTGAATACCAGGTTGTCTGGTAGCTGTGCTTTCACCAAAAACGCCTTTCAAGACTTGAATCCCAGCATCCTGGCACGGAGGACACACACCACGTTTAGAGGAGGGTTTGTCTTGGTTAAGAAATAAgtggtaaagcaactatactccaataaaaaaaaaagaaaaagaaataagtggcCTCGCATAGTGCTCTTGCCAAGGAGCCTACCCGACCTTTcaggcaccagggaccggtttcgcggaagacagtttttccatggaaggcagggggatggttcaggtggtaatgcaagctaTGAGGAAagggcagatgaagctttgctcactcgcccGCCGCCCACCTCCTGCTCTGTGGCctagttcctaacaggccacggcccgggggttggggatccCTGCGGTAGGTGACCCGTGGAACTGGAGCCCACGCAGGTCGCTGGACGATCGAAACAGAAGTGGCTCCTCTTGTGCCAGGAACTCTGCTGAGCTCCTAACTCCATCATCTCCAGTCCTCACAACAGGTAGCGGTAttcccacttttaaaaaaatatttatttatctatttggttgcaccgggtctgagttgtggcaggcgggctccttagttgcagcatgcatgtgggatctagttccctgaccagggatcgaacccgggccccctgcataggGAGCTCTTAGTCTTatccaccgcgccaccagggaagtcccaggctatttccattttgcagatggaagaaactgaggctcaacaaGGTGAAGTGAGTCGCCCAGGTCCTGCAGCTAGCTAGAAAGTTGATGtgtcccccgccccctccccggcaCTTTGACTCCACCTAGCTCCCCGCAGCCCTCCTGCTCCCCGGCCAGTTCCAACCAGTGTGCCTGACACCATCGTTTACCCGGGTTGGGTGTGGGACCTGTCAGGCCGGGGAAGAGGAAGCCTTGTCATGGGAGGAAGAACCACAGGCAGGGCCAGCAGGCACACCCTCACCGTGACTCTCACCCACACCCTGGAAGGAGCTCTCCGCCGACCAGAGGATGGGGGCGGCCACCTCGGCAAATCCCAGGCTCAGGACCACCCTATAGAAAGCCTGCGTCCCCAGAGCTCCTTGGGCCTCCTGGCATTGCTGTGGGGCAGCGAGGAGTTAGTCCCGTGTGGCAGGGTGCATCCTGTGTCCTGTGGCTGCCCTCCTGTGGGGCCACCCTGGCAAGAGTGCCAGGCTTCCGGGCTATAAGTGGCAAAGGTCCATTTTCTGCTGGCTCCACAGCTCTGCTGTCACGTCTCTGACTCCACATGGCATCAGTGGCCCAAGGAGAAGGGGTCTCCAGAAGGGGCAGGACAGCCGATGCCACCACCAAGACCCTGACCTGGACCTGGATCACCCCAGCCGCCAGGACACCGACCGCCGCAAAGTCCCTGTTTTCGGTCACTGTGAAGGTAAGGAACTGGGGGACCCGGGAATTTTAGGCTCAGGCTTTCCTCCAAGTAGGAACCTCTTTTGACCAGATCCAGTCTCTGC
Above is a window of Balaenoptera acutorostrata chromosome 1, mBalAcu1.1, whole genome shotgun sequence DNA encoding:
- the C1H1orf127 gene encoding LOW QUALITY PROTEIN: uncharacterized protein C1orf127 homolog (The sequence of the model RefSeq protein was modified relative to this genomic sequence to represent the inferred CDS: inserted 5 bases in 4 codons; deleted 2 bases in 1 codon; substituted 1 base at 1 genomic stop codon), with product MKCPVIASRLGRESVHCRPTFLQVSLPLPLGSTSGHTPWLLSIGGEPVASLGDASLMGSSTARISMDVTATTLTIQSPRQDLVQRQEVSGGQQPYPAGSLKAWHPRGGPGEQSAGAPRQALRVADERLLQSRVQLVVLIVVAGTVIPARDGGLVHIPKQRLDLVKRGSYLEESLSLKFXRVPQFLTFTVTENRDFAAVGVLAAGVIQVQQCQEAQGALGTQAFYRVVLSLGFAEVAAPILWSAESSFQGVGESHGFLFPGLTGPTPNPGKRWCQAHWLELAGEQEGCGELGGVKSQAICYPKWQSRPEQSPAXLPGSPLLLEGXSQGDVAADQPMRGPWQASKEVQPLTKPLVTSLAEEVLCSRGSPGDPQETSSRAEAGGPPREGXRGHLGLSFPEPSQDLEGTHPPCGDGCHSTAPVVNTSKQPQSLWPPTDISSPSLVNLEXPFTAGQGTPRQEPAEPTLATSLERHRPPELQNIMQGLLRDPLAGN